Proteins from a genomic interval of Thermoanaerobacterium thermosaccharolyticum DSM 571:
- a CDS encoding polysaccharide deacetylase family protein, which translates to MRVSFNYYPHGKRKALTMSYDDGQVYDRKLVEIFNEYGIKGTFNLNSGKFDTEPYVSRDEIKELYKGHEVAVHSLDHPYLTLIPSEELVYQIMEDRRNLESLVGYQVRGMAYPYGDYNDIVLNSLASFGIEYSRTVRSTKSFRIPNNFLEWHPTCHHDQDVIEKLKEFKSLKEWEQMPLFYVWGHSFEFERNDNWELIEEFCKMASFDETVWYATNIEIMDYINALKSLKFSADGSMVYNPSAIPVWIGVDGEPVKIDPGEKIYLK; encoded by the coding sequence GTGAGAGTAAGCTTTAATTATTATCCTCACGGTAAGAGAAAAGCCTTGACAATGAGTTATGATGACGGTCAGGTTTACGACAGAAAATTGGTTGAGATATTCAACGAATACGGCATCAAAGGAACATTCAATTTAAATTCAGGTAAGTTTGATACAGAACCTTATGTATCTAGAGATGAGATAAAAGAATTGTATAAAGGACATGAAGTAGCAGTCCATTCACTAGATCATCCTTATTTGACGTTGATACCTTCGGAAGAACTGGTCTATCAGATAATGGAAGATAGGAGAAACCTTGAATCACTTGTAGGCTATCAGGTACGTGGTATGGCATATCCTTATGGTGACTACAACGATATAGTGCTAAACAGTCTTGCATCATTTGGCATAGAGTATTCCAGAACTGTTAGGTCGACTAAAAGCTTTAGGATACCTAATAATTTTTTAGAATGGCATCCAACTTGCCATCATGATCAAGATGTAATAGAAAAGCTAAAGGAATTTAAAAGCCTAAAAGAATGGGAGCAGATGCCATTGTTTTACGTTTGGGGGCATAGCTTTGAGTTTGAGAGAAATGACAATTGGGAATTGATAGAAGAATTTTGCAAGATGGCATCGTTTGATGAAACCGTGTGGTATGCTACCAACATTGAAATAATGGATTATATAAATGCGCTTAAAAGCTTAAAGTTTAGCGCTGATGGCAGCATGGTATATAATCCATCAGCAATACCTGTGTGGATTGGAGTAGATGGTGAGCCGGTAAAGATAGATCCTGGTGAGAAAATTTATCTAAAATAG
- a CDS encoding extracellular solute-binding protein, whose product MKLFKKIMLIFLSIMLIVSTSACGTGSNNSSNSNASKSSKSSGTNEKITLTFWNIFTSDPQKTIVKNIVDKWNQENPNVQIEQSITENDAYKTKIKTAIAANEAPDIIYAWGGGFSKPFVDAGKILSLDDYLNDGTKDKMLPGALNNITYNGKVYGLTFAQQASVLYVNKELFDKYSVKIPTTFSELVDAIKTFKANGITPFALGEKDEWPGMWYYDMIALREAGAQLSRDALNGKASFEDQAFINAAEKLQEMVNAGAFDQGVMGLTRDEATAEFNQGKAAMYFGGNFDAASFEVDSSLVKGKVEAVRFPTIEGGKGDPTEYIGGGSDVLLVNANTKYKDEAVKAAKYLAENMSLEFYKVGAALPTWKYDSVDQSKVDPLEIQIMNNIVANSKDSVLAWDLYLEGDQAQTHKDLVAQLFAKQITPQDYAKQMQEKINGK is encoded by the coding sequence ATGAAGCTGTTTAAAAAAATCATGTTGATCTTTTTATCAATAATGTTGATAGTCAGTACATCAGCATGTGGCACTGGCTCAAATAACTCAAGTAATTCTAACGCTTCTAAATCTTCGAAGTCTTCTGGCACAAATGAAAAGATAACGCTTACATTTTGGAATATCTTCACTAGCGACCCGCAAAAGACCATAGTCAAGAATATAGTAGACAAATGGAACCAAGAAAATCCGAATGTGCAGATAGAACAAAGTATTACTGAAAATGATGCATATAAGACAAAGATAAAAACAGCTATTGCAGCAAATGAAGCACCTGATATTATTTATGCGTGGGGCGGTGGTTTTTCTAAACCTTTTGTAGATGCTGGCAAGATACTTTCGCTAGATGATTATTTAAATGATGGAACAAAAGATAAGATGTTGCCTGGCGCGCTTAATAATATTACGTACAATGGAAAGGTTTACGGATTAACTTTTGCTCAACAGGCAAGTGTACTTTACGTGAATAAAGAATTATTTGACAAATACAGTGTTAAAATTCCTACTACATTCAGCGAATTGGTTGATGCAATAAAGACTTTTAAAGCAAATGGAATTACGCCATTTGCCTTAGGTGAAAAAGACGAATGGCCAGGAATGTGGTACTATGACATGATAGCGCTCCGCGAGGCCGGTGCACAGCTTTCTAGAGACGCATTAAACGGAAAAGCTTCATTTGAAGATCAGGCATTTATAAATGCTGCCGAGAAGCTTCAGGAAATGGTAAATGCTGGAGCATTTGATCAAGGTGTTATGGGCCTAACAAGAGATGAGGCTACAGCAGAATTTAATCAAGGTAAAGCTGCTATGTATTTCGGAGGAAATTTCGATGCAGCATCATTTGAAGTAGACTCATCTTTAGTTAAAGGAAAAGTTGAAGCTGTAAGATTCCCAACGATTGAAGGTGGCAAAGGCGATCCTACAGAATACATTGGTGGAGGCAGTGATGTGTTGCTTGTAAATGCTAATACAAAGTATAAGGATGAGGCTGTGAAAGCAGCTAAATATCTTGCAGAAAATATGTCTCTTGAGTTTTACAAAGTTGGTGCTGCTTTGCCTACGTGGAAATACGATAGTGTAGATCAGTCAAAAGTTGATCCTTTAGAGATACAGATAATGAATAACATTGTGGCAAATTCAAAAGACAGTGTTCTTGCGTGGGATCTGTATCTTGAAGGAGATCAGGCACAGACACATAAAGACTTGGTGGCACAATTGTTTGCAAAACAAATTACACCACAAGATTATGCAAAGCAGATGCAGGAAAAAATCAATGGGAAATAA
- a CDS encoding extracellular solute-binding protein — MKRFKKVMLVVLSLLLILSASACGNSSNNSNASNSSKSSSSSGKITLTYWNIFTGEPAKTKVKEIIDQWNKENPNVQIVESVTENDAYKTKIKTAIAANEAPDIFQTWAGGFSQPFVEAGKVLQLDSYLNDGTKDQMLPGALDNVTYNGKIYGITYDQQASVLYVNKELFDKYNVKIPTTFSELIDAIKTFKSKGITPFALGEKDEWPGMWYYDMIALREGGVQLTRDALNGKTSFDNQAFVDAAKRLQEMVDAGAFDAGFMGLTRDEATAEFNQGKAAMYFGGNFDAAAFDSDPSSLVKGKIEAVRFPSIEGGKGDPTEYIGGGAGALMVSANSKHKDEAVKAAKYLAKHLSDMEYLIGAGLPMFKYDNVDQSQVSQLQIQIMNNVVANAKGNVPAWDLYLMGDDAQTHKDLVAQLFAKQITPQEFAKQMQQKINGK, encoded by the coding sequence ATGAAAAGATTTAAAAAGGTTATGCTAGTTGTATTATCTTTATTGCTGATTCTTAGCGCATCAGCGTGTGGCAATAGCTCAAACAACTCAAATGCTTCAAATTCATCGAAGTCTTCAAGTTCATCAGGAAAGATAACGCTTACCTATTGGAATATCTTCACTGGTGAACCTGCAAAGACAAAAGTCAAGGAGATTATTGATCAGTGGAATAAAGAAAATCCAAATGTGCAGATTGTTGAAAGCGTTACTGAAAACGATGCTTACAAGACAAAGATTAAGACTGCAATTGCTGCAAATGAAGCACCTGATATATTTCAGACATGGGCCGGAGGATTTTCACAGCCATTCGTTGAAGCTGGTAAAGTTCTTCAATTAGACAGCTACTTAAATGATGGTACAAAAGACCAGATGCTGCCAGGCGCACTAGATAATGTTACGTATAATGGAAAAATATATGGCATTACTTATGATCAGCAGGCAAGTGTACTATACGTAAATAAAGAACTTTTTGATAAATATAATGTTAAGATACCTACAACATTTAGTGAATTGATTGATGCAATAAAGACTTTCAAATCAAAGGGAATAACTCCATTTGCACTTGGTGAAAAAGATGAATGGCCGGGCATGTGGTACTACGACATGATAGCACTTCGTGAAGGCGGTGTGCAGCTTACTAGAGATGCATTAAATGGCAAAACATCATTTGACAATCAAGCTTTTGTAGACGCTGCAAAGAGACTTCAAGAGATGGTTGATGCAGGTGCATTTGATGCTGGATTTATGGGACTTACAAGAGATGAAGCTACAGCAGAATTTAATCAGGGAAAAGCTGCTATGTATTTCGGAGGAAATTTCGACGCTGCAGCATTTGACTCAGATCCATCATCACTTGTAAAAGGAAAAATAGAAGCTGTCAGATTCCCAAGTATAGAAGGCGGCAAAGGTGATCCAACAGAGTACATTGGCGGTGGTGCAGGTGCATTAATGGTTAGTGCAAATTCAAAGCACAAAGATGAAGCCGTTAAGGCTGCGAAATATCTTGCAAAGCATTTGTCTGATATGGAGTATCTGATTGGTGCTGGATTGCCTATGTTTAAATACGATAATGTAGATCAATCACAAGTTTCACAACTTCAAATACAAATAATGAATAACGTTGTTGCAAATGCAAAAGGAAATGTTCCTGCATGGGATTTGTACCTAATGGGTGATGATGCTCAGACACATAAGGATTTAGTTGCTCAATTGTTTGCAAAACAAATTACACCTCAAGAATTTGCAAAGCAGATGCAACAGAAGATAAACGGCAAGTAA
- a CDS encoding copper amine oxidase N-terminal domain-containing protein yields MVAFALSVAIVAGSISLAAAKPRENHRNTLRQANAVTVKSEDRQEVSFGKSNEAKYTKFAGKVRAKGKEIKFDVPPVIKSGTTLIPVRAVVKSLGASVNWDAASNTVTITKGDRTIVFDLNNSKVYVDDAEVSIEIPPMTINNRTFVPIRFIAEILGEKINYDNNTGNIDIEDDNTQNSTVSQDVYGQTDETVIQDVYGSNNTDNTDNTVVNSVYDEQD; encoded by the coding sequence ATGGTGGCATTTGCGCTTTCAGTCGCAATTGTTGCGGGTTCCATATCGCTTGCTGCCGCAAAGCCAAGAGAAAATCATAGAAATACTTTAAGACAAGCAAATGCCGTAACTGTAAAAAGCGAAGATAGACAAGAAGTATCTTTTGGTAAAAGTAATGAGGCAAAGTATACAAAATTTGCCGGAAAGGTTAGGGCTAAAGGAAAAGAAATCAAGTTTGATGTTCCTCCAGTCATCAAAAGCGGTACAACGTTGATTCCGGTGCGGGCTGTTGTCAAGAGTCTAGGTGCAAGCGTAAATTGGGACGCTGCATCAAATACTGTTACAATAACAAAAGGAGACAGAACTATTGTATTTGACTTAAATAACTCAAAAGTATATGTAGATGATGCCGAAGTAAGTATAGAAATTCCTCCGATGACAATCAATAATAGAACGTTTGTCCCGATAAGATTTATCGCTGAAATCTTGGGAGAAAAAATAAATTATGATAATAACACGGGTAATATCGACATTGAAGATGATAATACGCAAAACAGCACTGTATCGCAAGATGTCTATGGACAAACAGATGAAACAGTTATACAGGATGTCTATGGATCTAATAATACAGATAATACAGACAACACAGTTGTAAACAGTGTATATGATGAACAGGATTAA
- a CDS encoding TetR/AcrR family transcriptional regulator, whose translation MNGEQLETKEKILNATIDIVGMKGEATIREITEKAGVNVASINYYFGNKNNLLKEVENYYAEKLLKTGYDILRDDNLKSKDKLFKWALNLIEYMYKYPALIAIIVKLTNDDKNYNPVMIKKIYFNDEIQEIIEDIIKDITKIEDNRILNFKYLQLFSGILGTVINHVVVSIYGDKKSILNLGDPEELRQYIRLLIDGILK comes from the coding sequence ATGAATGGCGAACAATTAGAGACAAAAGAAAAGATACTTAATGCAACAATTGATATAGTAGGGATGAAAGGCGAGGCTACTATTAGGGAAATTACTGAAAAGGCAGGTGTGAATGTAGCATCCATAAACTATTACTTTGGAAATAAAAATAATTTGCTAAAAGAAGTGGAAAATTACTATGCCGAGAAACTTCTAAAGACTGGATATGATATTTTAAGGGATGACAATCTAAAATCTAAAGACAAACTTTTTAAATGGGCCTTAAATTTAATAGAGTACATGTATAAATACCCTGCACTAATTGCAATCATAGTAAAACTGACAAATGATGATAAAAACTATAATCCAGTAATGATAAAAAAGATATATTTTAATGATGAAATACAAGAAATAATAGAGGATATAATAAAGGATATAACAAAAATAGAAGATAATAGAATCTTAAATTTTAAATATCTACAACTTTTTTCAGGTATTTTAGGTACCGTTATAAACCATGTCGTTGTAAGCATATATGGCGATAAAAAAAGCATTTTAAATTTAGGAGATCCGGAGGAACTAAGGCAGTACATAAGGCTTTTGATAGACGGCATCTTAAAATAA
- a CDS encoding carbohydrate ABC transporter permease: MEKILSDKKAIFLFVFPAFLVFLVIVLLPIFFSFYYSLLKWDGFSKGVFIGLQNYKNLFINNTDGFIISVKNSFILAILSVFIQLPISLLLALILSRGIKGEKFYRTVYFIPVILSTVVIGQLWMKIYNPNYGLLNFILTKIGLQSLTNQWLGNTKTALGAVFVPILWQYIGYHMLLMYASAKSIPTDIYEAAKIDGATESQIAFRITIPLMKPILKVCVIFAVIGSFKAFDLIYVLTNGGPLHASEVPSTLMYNMIFFRYQYGYGSAMAIFIILESLIGTVIIQKLFGKDEAY, encoded by the coding sequence ATGGAAAAAATTTTGAGCGATAAGAAAGCGATATTTCTTTTCGTCTTTCCTGCATTTTTAGTTTTTTTGGTTATTGTATTGCTTCCGATATTTTTTTCTTTTTATTACAGCTTATTAAAGTGGGACGGTTTTAGCAAAGGAGTTTTCATTGGACTGCAGAACTATAAAAATTTATTTATTAATAACACAGATGGGTTTATTATTTCTGTCAAAAATTCGTTTATATTGGCAATTCTTTCTGTGTTTATTCAGCTGCCTATTTCTCTTTTACTTGCTTTGATATTATCCAGAGGAATTAAAGGTGAGAAATTTTACAGAACAGTGTATTTTATACCTGTTATATTGTCGACGGTTGTTATAGGTCAGCTTTGGATGAAGATATACAATCCTAACTATGGACTATTGAATTTCATACTGACTAAAATTGGTTTACAATCTCTTACAAATCAGTGGCTTGGGAATACAAAAACGGCACTTGGCGCGGTATTTGTTCCGATTTTGTGGCAGTACATCGGCTATCACATGCTATTGATGTATGCATCTGCAAAGTCAATACCTACAGATATATACGAGGCTGCTAAAATTGATGGTGCGACAGAATCGCAGATAGCGTTTAGGATAACAATACCTCTTATGAAACCTATATTGAAAGTTTGCGTCATATTTGCTGTTATAGGTTCTTTTAAGGCATTTGATTTAATCTATGTTTTGACTAATGGCGGACCATTACATGCCAGCGAAGTGCCGTCAACATTGATGTACAACATGATATTCTTTAGATATCAATATGGTTATGGTAGTGCAATGGCTATATTTATCATTTTAGAATCTTTAATTGGAACAGTCATTATACAAAAATTATTTGGAAAAGACGAAGCATATTAA
- a CDS encoding ABC transporter ATP-binding protein produces MGSFVEVKNISKRYKMGEITITAVSGVSFNIEKGEFTVIVGESGAGKTTILNMLGGMDTCDEGQIIVDGNEISKFNQRQLTTYRRKDIGFVFQFYNLVPNLTALENVELATDICDNPMDPVEVLKDVGLYERLNNFPSQLSGGEQQRVAIARALAKNPKLLLCDEPTGALDYKTGRAILKLLHETCRRLGMTVIIITHNKAITPMADKVISLKNGSVENIVANDSPVPIERIEW; encoded by the coding sequence ATGGGAAGCTTTGTAGAAGTAAAGAATATTTCTAAAAGATATAAGATGGGTGAAATCACTATTACTGCAGTTTCAGGGGTAAGCTTCAATATAGAAAAAGGTGAGTTTACCGTAATAGTAGGTGAAAGCGGTGCTGGCAAGACGACAATTTTAAATATGCTTGGTGGAATGGATACCTGTGATGAAGGCCAAATAATTGTGGATGGAAATGAGATCAGCAAATTTAACCAGAGACAACTGACAACATATCGCAGAAAAGATATAGGGTTTGTATTTCAGTTTTATAATCTTGTTCCAAACCTTACGGCTTTAGAAAATGTAGAACTAGCAACGGATATCTGTGATAATCCTATGGACCCTGTAGAGGTACTTAAAGATGTGGGGCTTTATGAAAGGCTTAACAATTTTCCTTCGCAATTGTCAGGTGGCGAACAGCAAAGGGTTGCTATAGCCAGAGCACTGGCAAAGAATCCTAAATTGTTATTATGTGATGAACCAACAGGGGCTCTAGATTATAAGACTGGAAGGGCAATTTTAAAGTTGCTGCACGAGACGTGCAGGAGATTAGGAATGACAGTCATAATAATAACGCACAACAAGGCTATAACTCCAATGGCAGATAAGGTTATAAGCCTTAAAAATGGTAGCGTTGAAAATATAGTTGCCAACGATTCTCCAGTCCCTATAGAAAGGATAGAATGGTAA
- a CDS encoding carbohydrate ABC transporter permease — MDNVANKNNKRGMKKIGFYLLEAMLVIWAIIQLYPLFWLFLFSVKNNTEIFGGNILGFPRIWQWSNYSEALSSGNVGRYFINSSIVTVLTIVISSILVATSAYAIVRMKWKYSKLVLTIFLMGMMVPIHATLLPLFIILKNLNLLNTYASLVIPYVAFAIPMGIFILTGFLYTIPRELEESAFLDGCSIYKSFYYIILPLIRPALATIAIFTYLSTWNELMFANTFINDDAIKTLTVGIMSLSGQYQTEWGPIGAGLVIATIPTILIYVLLSEQVQKSLVVGAVKG; from the coding sequence ATGGATAATGTAGCAAATAAGAATAATAAAAGAGGCATGAAAAAAATTGGATTTTATTTGTTGGAGGCTATGCTTGTTATTTGGGCAATAATACAGCTATATCCTTTATTTTGGCTATTCTTATTCTCTGTAAAAAATAATACTGAGATTTTCGGGGGTAATATTCTTGGATTTCCTCGTATTTGGCAGTGGTCTAACTATTCTGAGGCACTATCCAGTGGTAATGTAGGCAGGTATTTCATAAATAGTTCCATAGTCACAGTTTTAACTATTGTCATATCCAGCATTTTGGTGGCAACAAGCGCTTATGCGATTGTTAGGATGAAGTGGAAATATAGCAAACTTGTCCTTACGATATTTTTGATGGGCATGATGGTGCCGATACATGCCACACTGCTTCCGTTATTTATAATTTTGAAGAATTTAAACCTGCTTAACACGTATGCATCGCTAGTAATACCATATGTCGCATTCGCTATACCTATGGGAATATTTATTTTGACAGGCTTCCTTTATACTATACCACGAGAATTAGAGGAATCGGCATTTCTAGATGGATGTAGCATATACAAATCATTTTATTACATTATATTGCCGCTTATAAGGCCGGCATTAGCGACAATAGCGATTTTCACCTATTTGTCGACGTGGAATGAGCTAATGTTTGCAAATACTTTTATAAACGATGATGCTATAAAAACATTGACAGTTGGTATCATGTCTCTGTCAGGACAATATCAAACTGAATGGGGACCAATTGGTGCCGGACTTGTAATTGCTACGATTCCTACAATTTTAATATATGTTTTGCTTAGCGAACAAGTGCAAAAGAGCCTTGTAGTAGGAGCGGTAAAGGGGTAA
- a CDS encoding SDR family NAD(P)-dependent oxidoreductase, giving the protein MTFQDKVVLITGAAGGIGKETAKSFAAEGAKLALVDLNMDALEKTAQDLNLQKENYLLICADVSKEEQVQQYVKKAKDHFGKIDVFFNNAGVEGKVAPITDYPSDSLDLIIDVNIKGVFYGLKYVLRVMKEQGFGSIINTSSIAGLKGMPNTSAYNASKAAVIALTKTAAVEYAGLGIRVNAVCPALVNTRMMRSLEKEFNPEDSQAAKEFLTKSVPLGRYSEPKDVSEAVLFLASEKASFITGIALEVVGGMTA; this is encoded by the coding sequence ATGACTTTTCAAGATAAAGTTGTATTGATTACAGGAGCTGCTGGTGGAATAGGCAAAGAAACTGCTAAATCATTTGCTGCAGAGGGAGCTAAATTAGCTTTAGTTGATTTAAACATGGATGCTCTTGAAAAAACAGCACAAGATCTGAATTTACAAAAAGAAAATTACCTTCTAATATGTGCAGATGTAAGCAAAGAAGAGCAAGTTCAACAATATGTAAAAAAAGCAAAAGATCATTTTGGAAAGATTGATGTGTTTTTTAACAATGCAGGTGTAGAAGGAAAAGTTGCGCCAATAACAGATTATCCATCGGATTCACTTGATTTAATCATTGATGTAAACATAAAAGGTGTCTTTTACGGATTAAAGTACGTATTGCGTGTCATGAAAGAGCAAGGATTCGGTTCAATTATAAATACGTCTTCTATTGCAGGTTTAAAGGGTATGCCTAATACAAGTGCTTATAATGCATCAAAAGCTGCCGTCATAGCTCTCACAAAAACAGCTGCAGTAGAATATGCAGGTCTTGGAATACGCGTCAATGCTGTATGCCCTGCATTAGTTAATACACGCATGATGAGATCTTTAGAAAAAGAATTTAATCCAGAAGATTCGCAAGCTGCTAAAGAATTTTTAACTAAATCAGTTCCTCTAGGTCGCTATAGTGAGCCTAAAGATGTATCTGAAGCAGTACTATTTTTAGCTTCAGAAAAAGCTTCTTTCATCACAGGAATTGCTTTAGAAGTAGTAGGCGGAATGACTGCATAA
- a CDS encoding endo-1,4-beta-xylanase: protein MNVDAADKLKHRKGIVKIRLTKKDGSPIKDTEITVSQVKHKFLFGCGAFDSLPLANDELKENDKAKIEERFKKFLDIFNYATIPFYWGRFEPEKGKPDTNRLKKASEWLVSKGCLVKGHPLCWHTVTAPWLLNMRNEEILKAQLYRIKREVSDFKGLVDIWDVINEVVIMPIFDKYDNGITRICKELGRIRLVKEVFNEAKKANPDAVLLINDFNTSISYEILIEGCLEAGIPIDAIGIQSHMHQGYWGVEKTLEILERFSRFNIPLHFTENTLLSGHLMPPEIEDLNDYQISDWPSTPDGEERQAMEIIKHYKTLFSHPMVESITWWNFCDENAWLGAPAGLLRRDNSCKPSYYELKKLIKKEWWTHPTRLVTNNTGEFEFTGFLGEYELIIDNIKLHFNLDKNSTLIEITV from the coding sequence ATGAACGTAGACGCTGCAGATAAATTAAAACATCGCAAAGGAATCGTCAAGATCAGACTGACTAAAAAAGACGGTTCTCCTATAAAAGACACGGAAATCACTGTATCTCAGGTAAAGCATAAATTTTTATTTGGATGTGGAGCATTTGATTCTCTTCCACTTGCTAATGACGAGTTAAAAGAAAACGATAAAGCAAAAATCGAAGAGCGCTTTAAAAAATTTCTTGACATATTTAATTATGCTACAATACCTTTTTATTGGGGTAGATTTGAACCTGAAAAGGGAAAACCAGATACAAATAGACTTAAAAAAGCCTCAGAATGGCTTGTATCAAAAGGGTGCCTTGTAAAAGGACATCCCCTCTGCTGGCATACCGTAACTGCACCTTGGCTTTTAAATATGAGAAATGAAGAAATTTTGAAAGCTCAACTTTATCGCATAAAGCGTGAAGTAAGCGATTTTAAAGGATTAGTAGATATATGGGATGTAATCAATGAAGTCGTCATTATGCCTATTTTTGATAAATACGATAATGGTATAACCAGAATATGCAAAGAATTAGGGCGCATTCGCCTCGTAAAAGAAGTTTTTAATGAAGCAAAAAAGGCTAATCCTGATGCTGTTCTACTTATAAATGACTTTAATACATCTATTTCATACGAAATACTTATAGAAGGATGCCTTGAAGCTGGAATCCCTATTGATGCCATAGGAATCCAATCACACATGCATCAAGGATATTGGGGAGTTGAAAAAACTTTAGAGATATTAGAGCGTTTTTCGCGTTTTAATATTCCCCTGCATTTCACAGAGAATACTTTATTATCAGGACATTTAATGCCTCCGGAAATAGAAGATCTTAATGACTACCAAATTAGCGATTGGCCCTCAACGCCTGATGGTGAAGAACGACAAGCAATGGAAATTATAAAGCATTATAAAACTCTTTTTTCACATCCAATGGTAGAATCAATCACATGGTGGAATTTTTGCGATGAAAATGCGTGGCTTGGTGCACCTGCAGGTCTTTTACGCCGTGACAATTCATGTAAACCTTCATACTATGAACTAAAAAAACTTATCAAAAAAGAGTGGTGGACTCATCCTACGCGTCTCGTTACAAACAATACCGGCGAGTTTGAATTTACAGGCTTCTTAGGCGAATACGAGTTAATTATTGACAATATAAAATTACACTTTAACCTCGATAAAAACAGCACATTAATAGAAATCACAGTGTAA